The following proteins are encoded in a genomic region of Debaryomyces hansenii CBS767 chromosome G complete sequence:
- a CDS encoding DEHA2G10934p (similar to uniprot|P38921 Saccharomyces cerevisiae YNL003C PET8 S-adenosylmethionine transporter of the mitochondrial inner membrane) — MDNSTFLISLISGGCAGTSTDLAFFPIDTLKTRLQAKGGFFANGGWNGIYKGLGSCVVASAPSASLFFVTYDYMKTQTKDKTSSPAVGHMISASCGEIAACLVRVPAEVIKQRTQAGIHGVGAKASSWSNFLYLLQNRSGEGLIRGLYRGWNTTILREIPFTIIQFPLYEWLKKKWAEYENDKLSLLKGATCGSIAGGIAAAVTTPLDVIKTRIMLNKERVSPIPLVRTMITEEGYKVFLNGIGPRTCWISAGGAIFLGCYELVHTTLTSYYSNKRKLQQ, encoded by the exons ATGGATAACCTGACATTTCTAATATCGCTAATC AGCGGAGGATGCGCTGGTACTTCGACTGATTTAGCATTTTTTCCTATCGATACTTTGAAGACAAGATTGCAAGCAAAAGGAGGATTCTTTGCTAACGGTGGATGGAATGGCATATATAAAGGGCTAGGATCGTGTGTGGTGGCATCTGCGCCTTCGGCATCTTTATTCTTCGTTACTTACGACTATATGAAAACCCAAACTAAAGACAAGACATCACTGCCTGCTGTGGGACATATGATATCTGCATCTTGTGGTGAAATTGCCGCATGTCTTGTGAGGGTACCTGCGGAAGTCATCAAGCAGAGAACTCAAGCAGGTATACATGGAGTTGGAGCCAAAGCATCTTCGTGGTCCAACTTCTTATATTTACTTCAAAACAGATCCGGAGAAGGTTTGATTAGAGGCTTATATAGAGGATGGAATACAACTATATTAAGAGAAATCCCCTTTACGATTATCCAATTTCCCTTGTATGAATggttaaagaaaaaatggGCCGAATATGAAAACGATAAACTATCTTTATTGAAAGGTGCAACGTGTGGTTCTATTGCAGGTGGTATAGCTGCAGCTGTGACCACCCCTTTGGATGTTATCAAGACTAGAATTATGTTAAACAAGGAAAGAGTGAGTCCTATACCGTTGGTTAGAACTATGATCACGGAAGAAGGTTATAAGGTGTTTTTAAACGGCATTGGTCCCAGAACTTGTTGGATAAGTGCAGGAGGTGCTATATTCTTAGGGTGCTACGAGCTAGTGCATACAACTTTAACCTCCTACTATTCGAATAAACGTAAACTACAGCAGTGA
- a CDS encoding DEHA2G11000p (weakly similar to uniprot|P25558 Saccharomyces cerevisiae YCL014W BUD3 Protein involved in bud-site selection and required for axial budding pattern) codes for MSVYHRYASGEYDKTYFEKASESRKHDDKVGRIQISPLLGQFSTSDTLYKFKEKSIEEWLAIFPKAAYFKGYDESLFGNVIIMVYENSHTGKLNTTSFSKFGVTSYDNLVLDARSRFWPSCENLLPSYQKSNVRRSLAITNLKNYNKLVNSPGNFYVNKSWDETYAGSLANNMQLISEKKPEKFGLKLLELGLLQTHCIQSTVLDVIYDNASSETSDKIVEENNKLVFLIGSQLEQLFDPLLEYSPEIMEFSYTVPVDAISPQIKNNELINTIISELLTVQTNFTMRLVNLLQNFIIPLRIHVLAATSSSGITKINQVFPPTIDEITRINCILHDSLKKASAFGYVEIMKAVGTIMPYFYKAFIRHEANLKNFRDNLAKFHSKNNKKIFENTMINKGNLGIRDIDSIVAGSLLELPKLKLILVRLKDSIIFEKTKLSNFEDDPSNEFFTIEKYFNSAVDVIDAFGFEEENNQTKIDIRQRVFTPTGKILTELASNWPPELQYGWLARKVVGIYEMRNIKPLNDTFYDLDILIIFSDHILFLTIVDDSYYNERNNESMKNLCVSDILMHSLVNDKPLPNLKSLPTMEVNCWCIINEVITTTYKGVSPITSKTQEFLKFVNISKTGFKNNNAENSTISKNYEILDGSDRGNVDGCKIIELINKSTVLNKRKPFHLFRSNDPKLHIYSIAQELSAYQEESCKSPMALYLNLSIHDPKKYFEENQTVHFVLNASFINDHQIHMVGFNRAETFELNEIISSNDLQVCLKEVIVKNFSLLFNTFSNISKMLTQGYAYDINYCANIFTQIDEIKLNEHRQEIAKNKSTDSISRPKTRNVSEIISIPEVYMNKISPSNTNTRDQRSQQRRTEKRLSTRSKNNSRDVEVKKSSQERPDKRNSMIKKVFRSLRRSFDGIENSTPKTEIHENNNTSKLQDSSSFSGKKNEYTSLYKPVPQLQTKEQKHVHEQVQVQEQGQGQGQGQEQEQGQEQEKEQEQSFSEANIPRDIDNYTGIQMRKECNNSVQQSRNTSGSLDVNSHFEFPPHLDSSFGSNNNTIILVNDNENRHKNRPAPEKISILDSTDDHSSNIPRRSENVGYGKFNVEDFYDDGEANWVSISNENYSLLNAEIRALKEEAHMDTEDIIELNDSDNITEDEMRDVYESKDFDAFYTPQNQSVAQFGDNPTSLKNENREMSTQSLASSEIIEVFGKQIDSNFRSDYIPNLNENLHSINSNKKFGFQNDHRFSVLTSSDDEFFSSDDFASSLPIERQENKKSHSPMIMNSSSSDATIINENFEEKLLPATPIDCDDKVLPSSQIHKNMQSSSIRSDSFSTTYESMTYLSEILNGHLNFSD; via the coding sequence ATGAGTGTCTACCATCGATATGCCTCAGGAGAATACGATAAGACGTATTTTGAAAAGGCAAGCGAAAGTAGGAAACATGACGACAAGGTGGGACGAATACAAATTTCTCCATTATTAGGCCAGTTTAGCACTTCCGATACgctatataaatttaaagaaaaaagtATTGAAGAGTGGTTAGCTATATTCCCAAAGGCAGCATATTTTAAAGGATACGATGAAAGTTTGTTCGGAAATGTTATAATTATGGTTTACGAAAACTCGCATACGGGAAAGTTAAACACTACGTCCTTTAGTAAATTTGGCGTTACATCTTATGACAATTTAGTATTAGATGCCAGATCGAGATTCTGGCCAAGTTGTGAAAATTTATTGCCCAGTTATCAGAAATCTAACGTTAGAAGAAGCTTAGCTATAACTAACTTGAAGAACTACAACAAGCTTGTAAATAGTCCAGGAAATTTTTATGTCAACAAAAGCTGGGATGAAACCTATGCGGGTAGCTTAGCAAATAATATGCAATTGATTTCTGAGAAGAAACcagaaaaatttggattGAAGCTCTTAGAATTAGGCTTACTTCAAACTCATTGTATACAATCTACAGTTTTAGATGTGATTTATGATAATGCATCTTCAGAAACAAGCGATAAAATAGTCGAAGAGAACAATAAATTAGTGTTCTTAATTGGGTCTCAGTTGGAGCAGCTATTTGATCCATTATTGGAGTATTCACCAGAGATTATGGAATTTTCTTATACCGTACCAGTAGATGCTATTCTGCCTCAGATAAAAAACAACGAActaataaatacaattatAAGTGAGTTACTTACTGTTCAAACGAATTTTACAATGAGATTAGTGAACTTGTTAcagaattttatcattcCATTGCGTATCCACGTTTTAGCTGCAACATCATCTTCAGgaattacaaaaattaatcaagTTTTCCCTCCAACAATAGATGAGATCACTAGAATAAACTGTATATTGCATGATTCGTTGAAAAAGGCATCGGCTTTTGGATATGTTGAAATAATGAAAGCTGTTGGTACGATAATGCCATATTTCTATAAAGCATTTATTAGGCATGAAGCAAATTTAAAGAACTTTAGAGATAATTTAGCCAAATTTCACAgtaaaaataataagaaaatatttgaaaacaCTATGATAAACAAAGGGAATCTTGGCATACGGGATATTGACTCAATTGTAGCTGGGTCTCTACTAGAATTGCCAAAACTTAAGTTGATACTTGTCAGGTTGAAGGATTCaatcatttttgaaaagacGAAATTGAgcaattttgaagatgatcCAAGCAACGAGTTTTTTACAATCGAGaagtatttcaattctGCCGTCGATGTTATTGATGCATTTGGATTTGAGGAGGAGAATAATCAAACAAAGATAGATATCAGACAAAGAGTCTTTACACCAACGGGAAAAATATTAACAGAATTGGCGTCTAACTGGCCACCCGAATTGCAATATGGGTGGTTGGCGCGTAAAGTTGTTGGAATTTATGAAATGAGAAACATTAAACCCTTGAACGATACATTTTATGATTTGGATATCttgattatattttcaGATCATATACTATTTTTAACTATTGTGGATGATTCGTATTATAACGAGagaaataatgaatcaatgAAGAATCTCTGTGTTTCTGACATTTTAATGCATTCGCTAGTGAATGATAAGCCATTACCAAATTTGAAGCTGTTACCAACAATGGAAGTAAATTGTTGGTGCATCATAAATGAGGTAATTACAACTACTTACAAAGGAGTATCCCCTATCACCTCAAAGACtcaagaatttttaaaatttgtaaatatttccAAGACAGGATTCAAAAACAATAATGCAGAAAATAGTACTATTAGtaaaaattatgaaattttagaTGGGAGCGATAGGGGAAATGTCGATGGATGCAAAATTATAGAGctaataaataaatcaacagTACTAAATAAAAGGAAACCATTCCATTTGTTTAGATCAAACGATCCGAAACTACATATTTATTCTATTGCCCAAGAACTATCTGCATATCAGGAAGAAAGTTGTAAATCTCCTATGGCATTGTACTTGAATTTATCGATTCATGATCcgaagaaatattttgaagaaaatcaaactGTTCATTTTGTATTAAATGCAtcttttattaatgatcatcaaattcatatGGTTGGTTTTAATAGAGCTGAAACATTTGAATTGAAcgaaattatttcttctaatgaTTTACAAGTTTGCTTGAAAGAAGTAATAGTTAAGAATTTTAGTCTATTATTTAACACATTTagtaatatttcaaaaatgctTACTCAAGGATATGCCTATGACATAAATTATTGtgcaaatatttttacaCAAATTGACGAAATAAAGCTAAACGAACATAGACAAGAAATTGCTAAAAACAAAAGTActgattcaatttcaagaCCCAAAACTAGAAATGTGTCAGAAATTATATCGATACCAGAAGTCTACATGAATAAAATATCACcttcaaatacaaatacGCGAGACCAACGTCTGCAACAAAGAAGGACGGAAAAAAGGCTCTCTACAAGAAGTAAGAACAATTCtagggatgttgaggtCAAGAAAAGTTCACAAGAAAGACCAGACAAACGTAATTCTATGATTAAGAAAGTCTTCAGATCTTTGAGACGGTCTTTTGATGGCATAGAAAATTCTACGCCTAAAACTGAAATacatgaaaataataatacttcaaaattgCAAGACAGCTCTTCATTTTCtggaaagaaaaatgaGTATActagtttatataaaccTGTGCCACAATTACAAACAAAAGAACAAAAGCATGTACACGAACAAGTACAAGTACAAGAACAAGGACAAGGACAAGGACAAGgacaagaacaagaacaaggacaagaacaagaaaaagaacaagaacaaaGTTTTTCTGAAGCTAATATACCTCGAGATATAGATAATTATACTGGTATACAAATGCGTAAAGAATGCAACAATTCTGTTCAACAGTCAAGAAATACTTCAGGATCCTTGGATGTGAATTCtcattttgaatttccACCGCACCTTGATTCGCTGTTCGgatcaaataataatacaatcATCTTAGTGAATGACAATGAAAATAGGCATAAAAATAGACCAGCGCCCGAGAAAATTCTGATATTAGATAGTACAGATGATCATTCATCTAATATTCCTAGAAGACTGGAAAATGTGGGTTATGGAAAATTTAATGTAGAAGACTTTTACGATGATGGTGAGGCAAATTGGGTGTCAATTTCCAATGAAAATTACTCATTGTTAAACGCTGAAATCAGAGCATTGAAGGAAGAAGCGCATATGGATACTGAggatataattgaattgaaCGATTCAGATAATATAACAGAAGACGAAATGCGAGATGTCTATGAATCTAAAGATTTCGATGCCTTTTACACGCCCCAAAATCAACTGGTAGCACAATTTGGTGATAACCCAACgtctttgaaaaatgaaaatagaGAGATGTCAACACAATCTTTGGCATCAtctgaaattattgaagtcTTTGGTAAACAGATTGATTCTAATTTCAGAAGTGACTATATTCCAAActtaaatgaaaatttgcATCTGATTAATTCTAACAAAAAATTTGGCTTTCAAAATGATCATAGATTCTCTGTTCTTACAAGCTCAGacgatgaatttttttcttctgatGATTTTGCAAGTAGTTTGCCAATCGAACGTCAGGAGAATAAAAAATCTCACTCACCAATGATTATGAATTCGAGTTCTAGTGATGCAACAATAATTAATgagaattttgaagaaaagcTCCTTCCAGCAACTCCTATCGATTGTGATGATAAGGTATTACCATCATCTCAGATACATAAAAATATGCAAAGTTCTTCGATTAGAAGCGATTCTTTTAGTACCACATATGAATCAATGACTTACTTATCGGAGATCTTAAATGGTCATTTAAACTTTTCAGATTAA
- a CDS encoding DEHA2G10890p (similar to uniprot|P40693 Saccharomyces cerevisiae YNL002C RLP7 ribosome biogenesis protein) has protein sequence MAVLNSNPEILLRKRKNNDRKRLEKQEQARQRQLEQKKKNDQRSKKFVRAETLVSNYKSNELENKRIKHITKFEKQSQADKISQAKEDDESAKLLFIIRIPDHTKGLKVPSKARKVLHLLRLNRPNTGVFVKLTPATVPLLKLISPYIVAGKPSLNSIRKLFQKRACISVIDEETKEPRITKLDNNGVVEDKFGDDLGCICIEDLIHELATLGEHFKTVSNWILPFKLNAPVSGWGPQAKLAKLQYSNEHQRKISLAGDAKLNEIDIDQFIDEQN, from the coding sequence ATGGCAGTATTAAACTCGAACCCAGAGATTCTCTTGCGTAAgagaaagaataatgatagaAAGAGGTTAGAGAAGCAAGAACAAGCTAGACAAAGACAGCTtgaacaaaagaagaaaaatgatcAACGTTCTAAAAAATTCGTTAGAGCTGAAACGTTAGTTTCTAACTACaaatcaaatgaattggaaaacAAAAGAATCAAGCATATAACCAAGTTTGAAAAACAGCTGCAAGCGGATAAAATAAGCCAAGCTAAGGAAGATGATGAGTCtgccaaattattattcattattagaattcCAGATCATACAAAGGGATTAAAGGTTCCATCGAAAGCTCGTAAGGTCTTACACTTATTACGTTTAAATAGACCAAACACTGGGGTATTTGTGAAATTAACTCCTGCTACTGTTcctttattaaaattgatttcacCATACATTGTTGCTGGAAAACCATCTTTGAATTCTATCCgtaaattatttcaaaagagAGCATGTATTTCTGTtatagatgaagaaacgAAAGAACCACGTATCACTAAGTTGGACAATAATGGTGTTGTTGAAGATAAGTTTGGTGATGACTTAGGATGTATTTgtattgaagatttgataCACGAACTTGCCACTTTAGGCGAACATTTTAAAACCGTCAGTAACTGGATTTTGCCTTTTAAATTGAATGCTCCTGTTAGTGGTTGGGGTCCTCAAGCTAAATTAGCCAAATTACAATATTCAAATGAacatcaaagaaaaattagttTGGCTGGTGATGCTAAACTAAATGAGATCgatattgatcaatttattgatgaacaaaattaa
- a CDS encoding DEHA2G10978p (similar to uniprot|P04173 Saccharomyces cerevisiae YCL018W LEU2 Beta-isopropylmalate dehydrogenase) — MSQPELKKSKVDISKTITVLPGDHVGEEVCNEAIKVLQAIEDATPYRNIKFNLQKHLIGGAAIDATGTPLPDESLEAAKNSDAVLLGAVGGPKWGTGSVRPEQGLLKIRKELNLYANLRPCNFASDSLLELSPLKSEIVKGTDFTVVRELVGGIYFGERQEQAESEDKQTAWDTEKYSTEEVTRITRMAAFMALQHNPPLPIWSLDKANVLASSRLWRTTVDKVMSEEFPQLTIQHQLIDSAAMILVQSPTKLNGIIITSNMFGDIISDEASVIPGSLGLLPSASLASLPDTNSAFGLYEPCHGSAPDLTENKVNPVATILSVAMMLRLSLDCVPEAEALEKAVGQVLDSGIRTGDLRGSSSTKEVGDAIAEAVKKVLNQSV; from the coding sequence ATGTCCCAACctgaattaaaaaaatcaaaagtTGATATAAGCAAAACCATCACAGTTTTACCAGGTGATCATGTCGGTGAAGAAGTTTGTAACGAGGCCATCAAAGTCTTACAAGCTATTGAGGATGCTACCCCATACAGAAACATTAAGTTCAATTTGCAAAAACATTTGATAGGTGGTGCCGCAATTGACGCTACTGGTACTCCATTACCAGATGAATCTTTGGAGGCTGCAAAAAATTCTGATGCTGTCTTATTAGGTGCTGTCGGTGGCCCAAAATGGGGTACCGGTTCCGTTAGACCTGAGCAAggtttattaaaaattagAAAGGAATTGAACTTATATGCTAACTTGAGACCATGTAACTTTGCGTCCGATAGCTTATTAGAATTGTCTCCATTAAAGTCTGAGATTGTGAAGGGTACTGATTTTACTGTTGTTCGTGAATTAGTTGGTGGTATCTATTTTGGAGAAAGACAAGAACAAGCAGAATCAGAAGACAAGCAGACTGCATGGGATACTGAAAAGTATTCTACTGAAGAAGTAACTAGAATTACTAGAATGGCAGCATTTATGGCGTTACAACATAATCCACCATTACCAATCTGGTCTTTAGATAAGGCTAATGTTTTGGCGTCTTCAAGATTATGGAGAACAACTGTTGATAAAGTTATGTCTGAAGAATTTCCACAATTAACAATTCAACATCAATTAATTGACTCGGCGGCTATGATTTTGGTTCAATCTCCAACTAAGTTAAATGGTATTATTATCACTTCTAATATGTTTGGTGATATTATTTCTGATGAAGCATCTGTTATCCCTGGGTCATTGGGGCTCTTACCTTCTGCTTCTTTGGCTTCGTTGCCAGATACTAATTCCGCTTTTGGTTTGTATGAACCATGTCATGGTTCAGCTCCAGATTTGACGGAAAACAAAGTTAATCCTGTCGCTACCATATTATCCGTAGCAATGATGTTAAGGTTATCTTTGGATTGTGTACCAGAAGCTGAAGCTTTGGAAAAGGCAGTCGGTCAAGTCTTAGATTCCGGAATAAGAACAGGAGATTTACGTGGTTCAAGCTCCACTAAAGAAGTCGGTGATGCGATCGCGGAAGCAGTCAAGAAGGTATTGAATCAATCAGTCTag
- a CDS encoding DEHA2G10912p (similar to uniprot|P25559 Saccharomyces cerevisiae YCL016C DCC1 Subunit of a complex with Ctf8p and Ctf18p that shares some components with Replication Factor C required for sister chromatid cohesion) produces the protein MASKSSYSTYQEIKSPTDHTYKLLQLTPDLLDYIKSNEHGELLLKSPPISKNHIVLVTDNKTWKMRQMNHSNSVLLLNNMKINKLNKTLEHIIPVEEPTNQLLGIANLAYEYELSKIPGYIEIGNLPTYDGNFEVANEIDSSRNVEALMNDSPISREEFYKEWYTLCGCEIEGKAVILSKEFITDGLQLLIPILITKDIDYKSDAFNINISDISKEMRQQNRLYTQEVTITILHKFCIKHHESSMFKLNNLAVAKWFGIQTLFSTNANLISPKDFLLKWKSSFPPFYNVPIDLSQMRGYYCRPLNEQIQFLNPSTLTPGDMSIRVKELFQIVKEWEYEEFLPFIEEFIPKGKKPESIVLKYAKKKRVGKNRFMICPR, from the coding sequence ATGGCATCGAAATCTTCATATTCTACATATCAGGAAATAAAGTCACCCACTGATCATACCTACaaacttcttcaacttACACCTGATCTTTTAGACTATATCAAGTCTAATGAGCATGGTGAATTACTTTTAAAGTCACCGCCAATTCTGAAAAATCACATAGTCTTAGTAACGGATAATAAAACATGGAAAATGAGACAAATGAATCATTCTAATAGTGTCCTTTTGTTAAATaatatgaagataaataaattgaataaaaccTTAGAACATATTATACCAGTTGAGGAACCTACTAATCAACTATTGGGGATTGCAAATCTCGCATACGAATATGAACTTTCTAAAATTCCAGGCTATATAGAAATAGGCAATTTACCTACCTATGATGgtaattttgaagttgCGAATGAAATTGACTCCAGTCGTAACGTTGAAGCTTTAATGAACGACTCTCCAATCTCCAGGGAAGAGTTCTACAAGGAATGGTATACCTTGTGTGGGTGTGAGATTGAAGGAAAAGCAGTTATACTATCCAAAGAATTCATAACCGACGGCTTGCAATTATTAATTCCCATATTAATTACTAAGGATATAGATTATAAAAGTGATGCCTTTAACATAAACATATCTGATATTTCCAAAGAGATGCGCCAGCAAAACAGGCTATACACTCAAGAGGTAACTATTACAATTCTTCACAAGTTCTGCATTAAACATCATGAATCTAGTATGTTCAAGCTAAATAATCTTGCAGTGGCTAAATGGTTTGGAATTCAAACACTATTTAGTACGAATGCCAACCTTATTTCCCCTAAGGATTTCTTATTAAAATGGAAGTCATCTTTTCCTCCATTCTACAATGTCCCAATAGATCTATCCCAAATGAGAGGTTATTATTGCCGTCCACTCAATGAACAGATTCAATTCTTAAACCCGTCAACTTTAACACCTGGTGATATGAGTATCAGGGTTAAAGAGCTATTTCAAATAGTAAAAGAATGGGAGTATGAAGAGTTTCTTCCATTTATCGAGGAGTTTATTCCAAAAGGTAAAAAGCCCGAGTCAATTGTACTAAAATATGCTAAAAAGAAGAGAGTTGGCAAGAATAGATTTATGATTTGTCCCAGATAA
- a CDS encoding DEHA2G10956p (similar to uniprot|P25374 Saccharomyces cerevisiae YCL017C NFS1 Cysteine desulfurase involved in iron-sulfur cluster (Fe/S)biogenesis): protein MLSKQLRGLSILRNNRARCSLINGVRQISSGNSPLSATTSDPSGVHTATIVEPPVVAPPSGSTITLKSATRDDSKFGTRPIYLDVQATTPTDPRVLDRMLEFYTGLYGNPHSSTHSYGWETDKEVEKARKYVADVINADPKEIIFTSGATESNNMAVKGVPRFYKNTKKHIITTQTEHKCVLDSARHMQDEGFEVTYLPVNEEGLISLDDLRKSIRKDTSLVSIMAVNNEIGVVQPLKEIGKICRENKIFFHTDAAQAYGKIDIDVNEMNIDLMSISSHKIYGPKGIGACYVRRRPRVRLDPIVTGGGQERGLRSGTLAPPLVAGFGEASRLMKEEMDYDQAYIHRLSEKLKAGLLAIPSTQFNGCLSNPDYQYPGCVNVSFAYIEGESLLMALKDIALSSGSACTSASLEPSYVLHALGADDALAHSSIRFGIGRFTTEAEVDYVIKAITERVEFLRKMSPLWEMVQEGIDLNSIEWSGH, encoded by the exons ATGTTATCCAAACAATTAAGAGGTTTATCTATTCTTAGGAATAATCGGGCTAGATGTTCGCTTATTAATGGTGTTCGTCAAATTTCTAGTGGAAATTCGCCATTATCAGCGACCACTTCCGATCCAAGCGGAGTCCATACAGCGACTATTGTTGAGCCACCTGTTGTAGCTCCGCCATCTGGGTCGACGATTACTTTAAAGAGTGCTACTAGAGATGACTCTAAATTTGGTACTAGGCCAATCTACTTAGATGTTCAGGCCACTACCCCCACCGATCCAAGAGTTCTTGATAGAATGTTAGAATTTTATACTGGATTGTATGGTAACCCACACTCTTCTACTCATTCATATGGGTGGGAAACGGATAAGGAAGTCGAAAAGGCACGTAAGTATGTTGCGGATGTTATTAATGCTGATCCAAAAGAGATTATATTCACTTCGGGTGCTACGGAATCTAATAACATGGCAGTTAAGGGTGTTCCTCGTTTCTATAAGAATACCAAGAAGCATATTATTACTACCCAGACCGAACACAAGTGTGTTTTAGATTCTGCCAGGCATATGCAAGATGAAGGGTTTGAGGTCACATACTTGCCGGTTAATGAAGAGGGTTTAATTAGCTTAGACGACTTGCGTAAAAGTATTCGTAAAGATACTTCGTTGGTATCGATTATGGCCGTTAACAATGAAATTGGTGTGGTGCAACCTTTGAAGGAAATTGGTAAGATCTGTAGagagaataaaattttcttccaCACTGATGCAGCACAAGCTTACGgtaaaattgatattgatgttaACGAGAtgaatattgatttgatGTCTATATCTTCACACAAGATTTACGGTCCAAAAGGTATTGGGGCTTGTTATGTAAGAAGACGTCCAAGAGTTAGATTAGACCCAATTGTGACTGGTGGTGGACAAGAAAGAGGTTTAAGATCTGGTACTTTGGCACCGCCATTAGTTGCTGGCTTCGGTGAAGCTTCTAGACTtatgaaagaagaaatggaC TATGACCAAGCATATATTCATAGACTCTCTGAGAAATTGAAGGCAGGCTTATTAGCAATTCCATCTACTCAGTTTAATGGATGCTTATCCAACCCAGATTATCAATACCCGGGTTGTGTTAATGTCTCATTTGCCTACATTGAGGGTGAATCTTTATTAATGGCCTTGAAGGATATTGCTTTATCTTCAGGTTCAGCCTGTACTTCTGCATCATTGGAACCATCTTATGTCTTACATGCATTGGGTGCAGATGATGCCTTAGCACATTCTTCTATTAGATTTGGTATTGGTAGATTCACAACAGAAGCTGAGGTCGACTATGTTATCAAGGCTATTACTGAGAGAGTAGAATTTTTAAGAAAAATGTCTCCATTGTGGGAAATGGTTCAAGAAGGGATTGATTTAAATTCCATTGAATGGAGTGGTCATTGA